The genomic segment CATTCTTCCCCACCGCCAGTACGATGCCGGCGGCTTCGTGACCCAGTACCATCGGCGCTTTGACCACGAACGGGCCGATGCGGCCATGCTGGTAGTAATGGACGTCGCTGCCGCAAATGCCGACAGAATGAATTTTTATCAGCACCTCGTCGTCGCCAGGCTGCTCGTTGAATTCGCGATCCTGGATAGAGATTTTCCCCGCTTCTTTCAAGCACTAATGCTTTCATCACACGTTTCTCCTGATCATTTTTATAATATCGATATCATTCGCATGCGGCGGATAGTAAATGAGTTATCGCCGAAAATGTGTGAAGCGCGTTAAAAAATGAAGAAATTTGTAAACATCAAGATTATTTTGGCCGTAATAATAGCCGAACACGCCGCGCATAAGCGGTGGCAACGGCTTTCTTCAATGATACCGGTAACATTCACTCTCCTGGAGGAGATCATGACAACTCACGAAAAAGCACGGGAAAAAACGGCATCCATGCTGCAAGAAGCGGGCATGGTTATCACCGAAGCTGAAAAGGAAAAAATCGAAATCGCGGAATTCGGTCTGCCAGGTTATCCCTTGTCCGGCCTACAGTTGTTAACCAATTTCAATTCGCCACGCTATTGCGCAAAGGAGCTGGTGCTGTTTCCCGGACAAACCTGCCCGGAACATTTACATCCGCCGTTCAACGGCACCCCAGGGAAACAGGAAACCTTTCGTTGCCGCTGGGGGGAGGTGTATTTATTTGTCGACGACCCCGCGCTGGCGCTGAACCACGGCGAGGTCGCCTCGGAATTCTCATCGGAAAGCCGGGACGATCTCGATATTTTTACCGACCCGCGAGTACGGCGCGTGGCGTAAAAGCGGCAAGATCATTCGCTTCCGGCGAAGGGATATGTCATGATAGTCTAATGATACAAAATGATAACGACACGGGAGCGTAAATTGGCGCCAGGTAGGAAGGTCAAGGCTACGCTTGCAAGCGTAGCCGCGCAGTCCAACGTCAGCAAAATCACCGTATCACGCGCGTTTTCCCATCCGGAGAAAGTCCATCCGGATACGCTTAGGCGGGTGCTGGAGACCGCGGAAGAGATGGACTACGTTGTGAATACGGCGGCGCGAAATCTGCGCGCCCGAGCCAGTAAGACTATCGGCATTGTCAATCCCGATATGGGCAACCCCTTCTTCGGTAAGCTGATGACGCTTGAAGCGCAAAAGGCCGGCTACGACACGCTGGTCTTCGATTCGTGGGAATCCCAAGAGCAGGAAAACCGCATCATCGACAAGCTGATTGGCTACGGCGTGGATGCGATAGTGTTATCGGTCATCTCCGCCGACCAAAATTATCGGCCGGCATACTTCGAGCGGCTGGCGTTGCTGAATATTCCGGTCATTCTGGTAGACCGCGAACTTGATATCGCCTCATGCAGCGGCGTTTATATCGATAATCTCGATTGCGGCCTGCAGGCGGGCCGGTTTTTGCAGGAGCAGCAGGCCCAGCGGGTGGTGGTGGTGGTCTCCGGCCCAGACGATTCGAATGTCGCCCGTAAAAGGGTGACCGGCGTAAGCGCCGCCCTGCAGGGCAAAATAGCGCACCTGGATATTTTGTATGCCGACTTTTATATGGATGTGGCCTGGCAGGTCACCACGGATTATCTCAATCATCAGCCAATCATCAGCCGGCGCCGGATTATTTCGTAGGCTGTAATAACCTGATCTCGCAGGGTATTATAAAATCCTGTATTGACCATCGATTGCGGCCGATGCAGGATGTTAGCGTCTTCAGCATTGATGAAATTCCCCATGCCGCGGTATTCGGTTTCAATTTCCCCTGCATCTCCCACGATTTAAATGAGATGGCTTGGCAAGCGATTAATCTGGCGGTGCGCCGCGCCGCGGATAGCCAAATTAAACCGGGCAAAGTGATCATTCGCGGTAAAATGATGGTGTGACGCGGCGCGGACCGCCGTTGGTCATGGCTGTTGTCGTCCGCGCAAGGGAGACATTCCCGGCCGGCCCGGCGCCCACTCACCCCGCGGCGCAGGCAGCCCGTCCCGCACCGGTTTCCTCCTCGCGCTCCCCCGCATTGTCATCCACCGCCGAGCGGCGTTGCTCTGCGCGACGGGACGGCCCGCTCCTGTGCTGCCTTCAGCAATAACTTGTTAGTAAGCGCTTTTAGCCTTTTCCTTACAATTAGAAGGGATTAATACTATCTTCGCAGCACGGTGCAATGACCCATCCCTCAAATACACTATGCAGGAGATTATCGATGCCCATCATCACTTCCCTCGTATTGAGTCATCCGCACATCACCTTTCATAAGGTTGCTCTCAGTGCAGCAGAGAAAATTGAAACACATCCAGCCGCCATCGCAGAAAAGGGACACTTTATTCTGCCGCTTGCGTATTCTCGCCAGGCGCCGGTTGCCGCGCCAGAACGGTATCAACAGGAGGAGCCCAAGCGCTTGCCGGGCCGGTGGGGCGGTCTGTGGCACAGTGCCACCGCCTGGCGGCGAATGAATGAGGATCTCTGCCAAAAAGATCCCCCGGCGCCGCTTTGTTGAATAAATCCGAAATTTGTGACGACTTGACCCTGTACACGATTCTGTGTAAATGCCTTTTCTCAGAAGTGACCGTCCAGGCGGTCACCGAACTCGATAATAAAGCGGCTCATTGCCATGCGCCAGTCCCTCAAAGGCATTGTCCATTTCTGTGAGGCCGCCTGTATCGCCAGCCACACCACCTTTTTCACTGCGTCGTCGGTCGGGAACACCTTGCGCTTTTTGATGGCATGCCGGATCACGCTGTTTAACGACTCGATGGCGTTGGTAGTGTAGATCACCTTGCGGATGTCCGTTGGGTAGGCAAAGAACGTGGCCAGATTGGCCCAGTTTGCCTGCCAGCTTCGACTTATTTGCGGGTAGCGGATGTCCCAGGCACTGGAGAACGCTTCCAGCGCCTGCAAGCCGGCTTCTTCCGTAGGGGCCTGATAGATAGCTTTCAGGTCGCGGGTGACGGCCTTGTAGTCCTTCCAGGAGACGAACCGCAGGCTGTTGCGCACCATATGCACGATACACAGCTGGAGCCGCGCCTCCGGATACACCGCGTTAATAGCGTCAGGGAAACCTTTCAGCCCGTCTACGCAGGCGATAAGGATATCGTTCAGGCCGCGGTTTTTCAGCTCTGTCAGCACGTTCAGCCATAACTTTGTGCCTTCATTTTCGGCCAGCCACATACCTAGCAACTCTTTCTGGCCTTCGATGTTGATGCCCAGCGCCAGGAACACAGATTTGTTGATGATGCGGCTGTCCTGCCGGACTTTTAGAACGATACAGTCAAGATAAACAATGGGATAGACTGCATCCAGAGGCCGGTTTTGCCATTCGACAACCTGCTCCATGACCGCATCGGTGACCTTTGAGACCAGCGCCGGCGAGACATCGGCGTCATACAGCTCTTTGAACGCTGCGGCGATCTCGCGGGTGGTCATCCCTTTGGCGTACAACGATAAAATCTGGTTATCCATCCCGGTAATCCGGGTCTGGTTCTTCTTCACCAGTTGCGGTTCAAAGGAACCGTCACGATCGCGCGGAGTACGCAGCGCCAGCGGTAACGGTTTTTGTGGAATAGCCGTTGCGGGCGTTGATCCCCGGTTTAGGCTGATTTTTATCGTAGCCGAGGTGATGGGTCATTTCGGCATTGAGAGCTGCTTCGACGCTGATTTTTTTCAGCAGCCGATCGAGGTGACTGAGATCTTCAGGGGTTTTGAGATTTTTGGCCAGTTCGTTAGCCAGAGCCTGCAACTGTTTTTCGTCCATAAATTAACCTGTTTTTGATGTTGGATTGAACATATCAAAATCAGGCAAATACACAAATTTCTAAACAGGCTCCTCAGATGCTGATTTGCCACCGCATGGTTACGCTCATGGTATCGAGCTGGCCAATATTGCTCACCACTTCGCGGTAGGATAAGCGGCTTTATTTTTTTCCTCAGCAGAGCATCATGACAGTAACGCGTATTGTAAGCACTGTCAGCCGACGCTTCCCTGATTTTCCGGTGAGTTTGGTTAATCAGCCCGGGCAGCGCCTGCGCATCTGTCGTACCGCTTAGCGATAAATCGGCACAGATAATTTCATGTGTCGCGCTATCTACTGCCAGATGAAGCTTGCGCCATACTCTGCGCCTCTCAGCCCCATGCTGCCTGACTTTCCATTCGCCTTCGCCGAAGATTTTCAGGCCGGTGCCATCGATGACCAGGTGTGAGATTTCGCCGCGGGTTGGCGTTTTTATGCTGATGTCGACGGTTTTTGCTCGCCGGCTGACCAGAGAGTAATCTGGGCAGCGCAGCGACAACCCCATCAGTTTAAAAATCGCGGCAACGAAACCCTGTAACGCCCGGAGCGAAAGGTTAAACACGCGCTTTATCATCAGAACTGTGGTAATGGCCATATCGGTGTAGTGAAGCGGCCGGCCACGATGTTCAGGTGGTGTACTCTCAGTTCATGCAGCAATGGCTGACTCATCAAGCCATACTGTCAGGTCCCCCCGCTGCCTGAGCGCATTGTTGTATGCGGGCCAGTTGGTGATTTTAAACTTTTGCTTTGCCATGGGGACCTGATGTTGAAACGAATGTAGTGATCAGAGCCGCCAGTCACCTAAAAGTTCGATTTATTCAACAAAGCCCAAAGCCCTTTATATCCCTCGGCGACTTCTTCAACAACCTCAAGCCGTCAGTGATAACGTTAACGCCGCCCGTTGACATATTCTCCGCTAAAGAACTGGACGTAATCTTTTACGCGATACAGAAAATACCGGCGAAAGAAATGTCGCCTAAGCTTTTCATTTCACATAGAACAATTGAAAATAGATTACAAAAAATTTATAGCAAAATCGGCACTAACTCATTTAACGGGCTGATTGAGTATTGCCACAGTGTTGACCTGAATCATTACATACCGCCAAAACGCCTTAAAGAAGGCGTTAATGTCTGTTGGTAATCACGATGAAATCGGAATGCACCGCTAGCCCGGCCGGCGTGAGTGGACCTCTACCTATGCCACAACGGCAATGACAAAGGTAAAGGGGTGATAGGTCAAAAATAGCGGACACGTTCTCTTGTCATCCCGTTGCTTAAGGCCGCCCGCTATGATGAGGAGGGGCATACGGCGGTTTTGCGGCCCCACCCCTTCGCGAACGTACGGACCCGCTCGGTGATATGCGCGAGCATACGTTTAGTCCGATTGCAGGCTTTGCGGCGTAAAACTCAACGTCACGTCGCTCTTTATATCTTGAGCCTGGCTGATAAAGAGCCAATCGGGGGTTCCGAGCGCCAAGGACGTTGTCAAATGCGGGTTAAGGGTGAACGTTAACGCCTTGCTGCCGGCGCTAACCGGTACGCTCAGGTCCAGGGTTCCCCCCGGGGCAATGCTCGTGCCGCTGTAAGAAACGCCAACGCCCAGCCCTGTTTTATCAGTGGCAAAATAACCGCTATTACCGCTGAATGGCGACCCATTGACCTTAAGAGTACCGAAAACATGACTAATATGAACTCAAGACGGTCGTTGACTCACTGCTACAGCTGAGCTTAACCGACCCCACGGTGCTTTCTTCCGATGCCGAACCGGCTAACGCCTTGTCGGTATCGATTGAGGAGAGCTTGGCATTGTTACTGACGAAAGAGCTATCGCAGCTCACGCTGCCAATATTATCCCAACCGTCGATGGAGAAAGCATAGTTTGAATCGCGCAGCGATATTTTGCCATCCAATTGGAAAAGAGTCAAATTCGTCACGCCCTGAGTGCTGATCTCACCTTGCTTTACCAGATAGACCTTAAAAGAAACATTGATCTTCTTGGTTTCATCTTTGGCGATGACATAGTCAGTCATGACTTTACTGTCATACGCATTCTCATCGGCGTCAAATAAACCGAGATCTTTACCATCAAAAATTAATCCCAATTTAACCCCTTCAGGTAATTGCTGAGTGCCCCATCTTGGATAAGGATAAACATATAAATTTTCCTCACCCGAGTTAAGTTGACTTTTGCAGGTGACGTTTCTCGTGTAAGTTTGCGATTCCCAAATTCTGTCCCCATTGGACGCGCCCTTCAGATAAGCCACCGCGCCCAACGTCACCGACTCGGCCATGGCGGTCGAGTCATCGCCGATATAGCAGGCTAGCGCGTACGCATTTGATGTCGCGAACATCCACATGCAAAGTGACGCGAATATCGATAAATAAGTCTTACTGATTCTAATCTTCATGTCATAATCCTCGCACCGCGGTAGCGACCGCAATGCTGTGTAATTAAACGAGGTTCATGGGGGGCCGGTTTTCCCGTACGGCGCCCCAGCGAACATTAAGAGCTGGCATTGACCGACAGTGACAATGTCGACGAATAAACACCCGCATCAACCGCCTTAAGCTCCTCTAGCCGGGTACCGTTAACCGAAACGGCGATGCTGCCTACGCCAGGTTTGGTGGAGGTAAAGATCGCGGTATAAACACCGTCATGCTCGCTGACCGCGCTTATTTGGCCCTCAACGTCATCCGGTACAAATGCCACCGTCAAGCCCGTCACGGCATTATTATTCTCATCACGCGCGGTGAACGTCAGATTGATGGCGCGGCTACCGTCAGAGACAATCAGGGTTTTATCCGCTTGCAGCGTGGATTTAACACCCACCACCTCGCCGGCAACAAAGGTAATAGAGGCCGATTTAGCATGACCGTTCGTCGTCGCGGTAACCTTGAACGTACCGGACGTGGTACTCATGGCGCTAAACGTTGCCGCCCCCTCTTTATCCGTCGTGACGCTGTCGGAAGATAATGTCACACCGCTTTCGACCTTTAGCGTTACGGGCGTATTGTCGATGACATTACCATTGGCGTCCGTTACGCTGACTTTAAGCTGATTTTCGGTTTTACCGTCGGCGGTCGCGTTATCAGAGACCACGTTCAACTCGGCGATTACCGCCGATTTTTCATCGCTGACAAAGGTCGTTTTGACCGTTTTAGTCGTCTTATTTTCGAGCGCCGCGGTAACGATAGCCTCGCCTGCTTTCAAACTGGTAAGACTGGCTATGGCTAATCCGTTGGCATCGGTCGTGGCATTGTCGATAATGGTTACGCCATTATCCGCAGTGAACGTCACCGTTTGATTCGGTACCGGGTTGTCATGGGCATCCACGACGGCCACTTTGACCTGATTAGTTTCCGTACCGTCGGCGGCGGCATTATCCGAAACGACTTCCAGGGTTTTGATCTGCGCCGTCGCGTTGTCAGCCTCCACCGTCACGCTGGCGGGTGTAAAGGTCACCGCGCGGGCGCTGGGCGTTATTTTAACCACATCGGTTCCCGTTCCTGCCGTCACCACCAACGTGAATATACCGCTCTCCTGACGTTGTAGCGTGGAGACCTTGGCGCCAGAATTCTCCTGCTCATTTTTGGTGGTAATCGTAATCTCGTCCTCGCCAATATCGACGGGATTACCCTGTATATCCTTTACCTGCAAGGTCAGCGTTTGCTGCGAGGCATTATCGGCCGGCAGGGTGCTTTCGCCGGCGTAAACTCGCTGGTGGTATTGTTAATAGCGGGCTGCGTGACGGTGAGGGTTGTCTTCGCTTTTTTAGACGCGTTGCCGTGGGTATCAATAGCAACACCGCTAATTTCATAGACATTCCCATGTGCTCCGCTGCACGCCGCCGGACACCGCATTATCATCGTCACCTCCGGCGCCATTGCCGCCGGACGGGAGTACCTCAATTATCCCGACCTGCCCACCACCATAGCCTCCAAGCAGCTATTGGCGGCGGTAGGGCAGAGCCGCTTGATTCAGTTTTGGGAGCAGCTGTTTTCCCTCTACAATATCCATATTGGTCAAATGTTGCTGACTCGTGCCGACATGGAAGATCTAGAACGTTTTCTCAACGCCCGCGACACGCTGCGCGCCCTGCTGGATAACGGCATCGTGCCGGTGATTAATGAAAATGATGCGGTTGCCACCGCTGAAATCAAAGTGGGCGACAACGATAATCTTTCGGCGCTGGTGGCGATCCTTGCCGACGCTGACAAGTTGCTACTGCTAACCGATCAGCCGGGGCTGTTTTCCGCCGATCCGCGCACCCACCCCGACGCCGAGCTGATTCGCGAAGTCGAAGGCATCAATGACGCGCTGCGCAAGATGGCCGGCGGCAGCGTTTCCGGCCTCGGTACCGGCGGCATGGCAACCAAATTGCAGGCGGCGGAAGTTGCCAACCGCGCGGGAATCGAAGTCGTGATTGCGGCCGGCGGCAAACCGGGCGTGATTGGCGATGTGATGGTGTGTGAATCGGTAGGCACCCGTTTCCATGGGCAAAAAATGCCGCTGGAGAACCGCAAACGCTGGCTGTTCGGCCCGCCGCCGGCGGGGGACATCACCGTCGACGATGGCGCGCAAAAAGCGATATTACAGCGCGGCAGCTCGCTGTTGCCCAAAGGGATCCTGGTGGTGGAAGGTGATTTTTCCCGCGGGATTGTGGTCCGTATCCTCAGCTCCGACGGTCGCGATATCGCTCATGGCATCAGCCGTTACAACAGCGATGCCCTGCGCATGATTGCCGGTCAACACTCCCAGGACATCAGTGATATTCTGGGCTATGAATATGGGCCCGTGGCCATCCACCGTGACGATATGATTTTATGT from the Candidatus Sodalis pierantonius str. SOPE genome contains:
- a CDS encoding sugar isomerase produces the protein MTTHEKAREKTASMLQEAGMVITEAEKEKIEIAEFGLPGYPLSGLQLLTNFNSPRYCAKELVLFPGQTCPEHLHPPFNGTPGKQETFRCRWGEVYLFVDDPALALNHGEVASEFSSESRDDLDIFTDPRVRRVA
- a CDS encoding LacI family DNA-binding transcriptional regulator; protein product: MLETAEEMDYVVNTAARNLRARASKTIGIVNPDMGNPFFGKLMTLEAQKAGYDTLVFDSWESQEQENRIIDKLIGYGVDAIVLSVISADQNYRPAYFERLALLNIPVILVDRELDIASCSGVYIDNLDCGLQAGRFLQEQQAQRVVVVVSGPDDSNVARKRVTGVSAALQGKIAHLDILYADFYMDVAWQVTTDYLNHQPIISRRRIIS
- a CDS encoding Ig-like domain-containing protein — encoded protein: MQVKDIQGNPVDIGEDEITITTKNEQENSGAKVSTLQRQESGIFTLVVTAGTGTDVVKITPSARAVTFTPASVTVEADNATAQIKTLEVVSDNAAADGTETNQVKVAVVDAHDNPVPNQTVTFTADNGVTIIDNATTDANGLAIASLTSLKAGEAIVTAALENKTTKTVKTTFVSDEKSAVIAELNVVSDNATADGKTENQLKVSVTDANGNVIDNTPVTLKVESGVTLSSDSVTTDKEGAATFSAMSTTSGTFKVTATTNGHAKSASITFVAGEVVGVKSTLQADKTLIVSDGSRAINLTFTARDENNNAVTGLTVAFVPDDVEGQISAVSEHDGVYTAIFTSTKPGVGSIAVSVNGTRLEELKAVDAGVYSSTLSLSVNASS